Proteins from one Catenuloplanes atrovinosus genomic window:
- a CDS encoding SDR family NAD(P)-dependent oxidoreductase, translating to MSTWFITGASRGFGAEIARAVLRHGDNVVLTARKVDQLPEGLEPSDRLFAVAMDVTDHESVEAAVTQAVERFGRIDVLVNNAGRAVLGAIEEINDREARSLFDLNVFGLLDVTRAVLPVMRAQRSGVVVNMGSRAGFEGEPGTGIYNASKFAVAGISEALDAEVRAFGIRAVVVEPGVFRTDFLDASSLQLPQRRIPEYDGTPAHQTLEWSTEANHAQLGDPVKGAELIYRVVASGDLPSHLYLGRDSIERREAMSKRAEQEIAAWRDASVATAHDDA from the coding sequence ATGAGTACCTGGTTCATCACCGGCGCTTCTCGAGGCTTCGGTGCCGAAATCGCCCGCGCGGTCCTCCGGCACGGGGACAACGTCGTCCTGACCGCCCGCAAGGTGGATCAGCTTCCGGAGGGGCTCGAGCCCTCCGACCGGCTGTTCGCCGTCGCCATGGACGTCACCGACCACGAGTCCGTCGAGGCCGCGGTGACGCAGGCCGTCGAGCGGTTCGGCCGGATCGACGTCCTGGTCAACAACGCCGGTCGCGCCGTGCTCGGCGCGATCGAGGAGATCAACGACCGGGAGGCTCGTTCGCTGTTCGACCTCAACGTCTTCGGCCTGCTGGACGTGACACGGGCGGTGCTGCCCGTGATGCGCGCCCAGCGGTCCGGCGTCGTCGTCAACATGGGTTCTCGCGCCGGGTTCGAGGGGGAACCGGGCACCGGCATCTACAACGCCTCGAAGTTCGCGGTGGCCGGCATCAGCGAGGCCCTCGACGCGGAGGTTCGCGCGTTCGGCATCCGTGCCGTCGTGGTCGAGCCCGGCGTGTTCCGCACCGACTTCCTCGACGCCTCCTCGCTGCAACTGCCGCAGCGGCGGATCCCGGAGTATGACGGCACGCCAGCGCACCAGACGCTGGAGTGGAGCACCGAGGCGAACCACGCCCAGCTCGGCGATCCGGTCAAGGGCGCGGAGCTGATCTACCGCGTGGTCGCGTCCGGTGACTTGCCCTCGCACCTCTACCTGGGGCGGGACTCCATCGAGCGGCGCGAGGCGATGTCCAAGCGCGCCGAGCAGGAGATCGCCGCCTGGCGTGACGCGTCCGTGGCGACCGCGCACGACGATGCCTGA
- a CDS encoding aldehyde dehydrogenase family protein, producing the protein MIELSEIQRLFDVQRNHRHVVKAATGEQRIQRLRSLREQLLAHEKEIAQAIYDDLGRPLDNRDEFDTVLGNIEKAENELAQWMAPVPVEKSPSSPEAHSIFIKYEPRGNVLLFGTWDFPIGMFFSPLIAAITAGNVVIAKTSSLTPASGQVICDVVRAAFDEAEVAVINDTEVSTPDGTRRTNDVLLDMPFDHVFLTGSPRVGREIVAKAAKNLTSFTLELGGKSPAILDATADLDAIMPHLIFGKNYNHGQTCLTVDYLWLPTAMRETFIEKYVAAVRETYYVGDDYQWERDARFVNKKNFDRVRGYLDDAVARGAKVAFGGQADEEHLVIEPTVLTDVPAEAEIVREEIFGPILPIFTYDDEQEIYAHFATLGKPLGFYIYSQDDEFINRVLENSTSGGVTINGNPLTHWAEQNLPFGGVNGSGYGRYHGVWGFRELSNARSVYRVAS; encoded by the coding sequence ATGATCGAACTGTCTGAGATCCAGCGTCTGTTCGACGTCCAGCGCAACCACCGGCACGTCGTGAAGGCCGCGACGGGCGAGCAGCGGATCCAGCGGCTGCGGTCGCTGCGGGAGCAGCTACTCGCCCACGAGAAGGAGATCGCCCAGGCCATCTACGACGACCTGGGCCGGCCGCTCGACAACCGTGACGAGTTCGACACGGTCCTCGGCAACATCGAGAAGGCCGAGAACGAGCTGGCGCAGTGGATGGCGCCGGTGCCGGTCGAGAAGTCCCCCTCCTCGCCCGAGGCGCACTCCATCTTCATCAAGTACGAGCCTCGCGGCAACGTGCTGCTCTTCGGCACCTGGGACTTCCCCATCGGCATGTTCTTCTCCCCGCTGATCGCCGCGATCACCGCCGGGAACGTGGTGATCGCCAAGACCAGCTCGCTGACGCCCGCCTCCGGCCAGGTCATCTGCGACGTCGTCCGCGCCGCGTTCGACGAGGCCGAGGTCGCGGTCATCAACGACACGGAGGTGTCCACGCCGGACGGCACCCGCCGCACCAACGACGTGCTGCTCGACATGCCGTTCGACCACGTCTTCCTCACCGGCAGCCCGCGCGTCGGCCGGGAGATCGTGGCGAAGGCGGCGAAGAACCTGACCTCCTTCACCCTGGAGCTCGGTGGCAAGTCGCCGGCGATCCTGGACGCCACCGCGGACCTGGACGCCATCATGCCGCACCTGATCTTCGGCAAGAACTACAACCACGGGCAGACCTGCCTGACGGTCGACTACCTCTGGCTGCCCACCGCCATGCGGGAGACCTTCATCGAGAAGTACGTCGCCGCCGTGCGCGAGACGTACTACGTCGGGGACGACTACCAGTGGGAGCGCGACGCCCGGTTCGTGAACAAGAAGAACTTCGACCGGGTCCGCGGCTACCTCGACGACGCCGTCGCCCGGGGTGCGAAGGTCGCGTTCGGCGGCCAGGCGGACGAGGAGCACCTGGTCATCGAGCCCACCGTCCTGACCGACGTGCCGGCCGAGGCCGAGATCGTGCGGGAGGAGATCTTCGGCCCCATCCTGCCGATCTTCACCTACGACGACGAGCAGGAGATCTACGCGCACTTCGCGACGCTCGGCAAGCCGCTGGGCTTCTACATCTACTCGCAGGACGACGAGTTCATCAACCGGGTGCTGGAGAACAGCACGTCCGGCGGCGTCACGATCAACGGCAACCCGCTCACCCACTGGGCCGAGCAGAACCTGCCGTTCGGCGGCGTGAACGGCAGCGGCTACGGCCGCTACCACGGCGTCTGGGGCTTCCGTGAGCTGTCCAACGCCCGATCGGTGTACCGCGTCGCCTCCTGA
- a CDS encoding DUF2255 family protein, with translation MMTTAMTTWNDADLARIGTAEELQISSQRADGTLRPYVTIWVVRVDDQLYIRSAFGKDNPWFRRAKAAGTGRIRAGGIERDVTFAEADPGVHAAIDAAYHAKYDSYGPRIVNTVVGAHAVPVTIRLLPRAH, from the coding sequence GTGATGACAACCGCGATGACGACATGGAACGACGCCGATCTGGCGCGCATCGGGACGGCCGAGGAACTTCAAATCAGCTCACAACGGGCCGACGGCACCCTTCGCCCTTACGTGACGATCTGGGTGGTTCGCGTCGACGACCAGCTTTACATCCGCAGCGCGTTCGGCAAGGACAACCCGTGGTTCCGCCGGGCGAAGGCCGCCGGCACGGGACGAATCCGCGCGGGCGGGATAGAACGGGACGTGACCTTCGCCGAAGCGGATCCGGGCGTGCACGCCGCCATCGACGCGGCGTACCACGCGAAGTACGACAGCTACGGGCCGAGGATCGTCAACACGGTCGTCGGTGCGCACGCGGTGCCGGTCACCATCCGTCTGCTCCCCCGGGCGCACTGA
- a CDS encoding FAD-dependent monooxygenase, whose translation MHQQDTATGRVEHPDPSTLLAPAGERGSAIVVGGSLSGLMTALSLARVGYGVTVIERTGPSPRSGAALRVDGEPHETISYSPGARRAAPSLRRITGGTSQRVQSWTAVHDRLRAAVGAEPRARMVHSTAVTEAGQDDTGAWAVTARGETAHADVLIGADGHRSVVRRSVAPRHPDAAFASYLLWIGIAPESAIPAGHRWPRGYDQLSYLSSGGYIMLGYPLDGPDGSRDPGARQVGWAWCDATHNALLLRQRCVVDGIVRHSLFPQDIPDETYRELAAEAEANWPQPWREAILDCVRRRAVTATPIAEYVPDRLVNGRLALVGDAGHVPTPMTGLGFEAALQDAEAIAESLSVVRHGREIPGALRDYERRRLATVRELVRSGQEFSRSFAARANEPAF comes from the coding sequence ATGCACCAGCAGGACACCGCCACCGGCCGCGTCGAGCATCCCGATCCGTCCACGCTGCTCGCCCCCGCGGGTGAACGCGGCAGCGCCATCGTGGTCGGCGGGTCGCTGTCCGGGCTGATGACCGCGCTCAGCCTGGCCCGCGTGGGATACGGCGTGACGGTGATCGAACGCACGGGTCCGTCGCCGCGCAGCGGGGCCGCCCTCCGGGTGGACGGTGAGCCGCACGAGACCATCTCGTACTCCCCCGGTGCCAGGCGCGCCGCGCCGTCGCTGCGCAGGATCACCGGAGGCACGTCCCAGCGGGTGCAGTCGTGGACCGCGGTGCACGACCGGCTGCGGGCCGCGGTCGGCGCCGAGCCCCGGGCGCGGATGGTGCACAGCACCGCGGTGACCGAGGCCGGTCAGGACGACACGGGGGCGTGGGCCGTCACGGCGCGGGGCGAGACGGCCCACGCGGACGTCCTGATCGGCGCGGACGGCCATCGCAGCGTCGTGCGGCGCAGCGTCGCCCCGCGCCATCCCGACGCCGCGTTCGCCAGCTACCTGCTGTGGATCGGCATCGCACCGGAGAGCGCCATTCCCGCCGGCCACCGCTGGCCGCGCGGCTACGACCAGCTCTCCTACCTCAGCAGCGGCGGCTACATCATGCTCGGGTATCCGCTGGACGGCCCGGACGGCTCCCGCGACCCCGGCGCGCGCCAGGTGGGCTGGGCATGGTGCGACGCCACACACAACGCGCTGCTGCTGCGGCAGCGATGCGTGGTGGACGGCATCGTCAGGCATTCGCTGTTCCCGCAGGACATCCCGGACGAGACATACCGGGAACTCGCGGCGGAGGCCGAGGCCAACTGGCCGCAGCCGTGGCGGGAGGCGATCCTCGACTGTGTGCGGCGGCGCGCCGTCACCGCGACGCCGATCGCCGAGTACGTTCCCGACCGGCTCGTCAACGGGCGTCTGGCGCTCGTCGGAGACGCCGGGCACGTACCCACGCCGATGACCGGACTCGGCTTCGAGGCCGCGCTTCAGGACGCCGAGGCCATCGCCGAGTCGCTGTCGGTGGTACGGCACGGCCGGGAGATACCGGGCGCGCTGCGCGATTACGAACGGAGACGACTGGCCACGGTCCGCGAGCTGGTGCGGTCGGGGCAGGAGTTCAGCCGTTCGTTCGCGGCCCGCGCGAACGAACCGGCTTTCTGA
- a CDS encoding ABC transporter substrate-binding protein yields the protein MRTAPTIVTACALLVAITACGADSSTPDGRRLVDGGTFTMVLTADPGNLDPHLTSLSPTLQVDRFLYDSLVTIDESGAMTAGLAQTWTATPTEAVFTLRAGITCADGSPLTAGTVARNIAFVADPANGSSRLGIFVPPGASATADDTERTVTVTVPAATAFLDRMVGGLHIVCDRGLADRSMLARGADGTGMFTLTEAVPDDHYTLTRRREYAWGPGDWRADQPGLPDTVVLRVIPNETTAANLLLSDQVNAATVAGADGERLRARNLFAREVLATAGQLWFNQRAGMPGASDAVRRALTQALDLRALAQVVTGGQGRPSTSLVAPGLGPCGLDTVTAHLPGHDVAAAGAALDRAGYPAGADGRRPLSLALYYPSSLGPRMQAGAELAQQAWSGLGITVTLTAVTEAEIGTQIIGGQGAWSVAFVPLGVVLPSELVPFFSGSAPPDGMNFAAVSNDAYMAATGQAASLSGDRACAEWAAAEEALLRDLDVVPFADGARPTFGTGAEFALSQGSVLPGSIRMLR from the coding sequence ATGAGAACTGCCCCGACGATCGTCACCGCCTGCGCTCTGCTCGTCGCCATCACCGCGTGCGGCGCGGACTCCAGCACGCCGGACGGCCGGCGTCTCGTCGACGGCGGGACGTTCACGATGGTCCTGACCGCCGACCCCGGTAACCTCGACCCGCACCTGACCTCCCTGTCGCCCACCCTCCAGGTGGATCGGTTCCTCTACGACTCGCTGGTCACCATCGACGAGTCCGGTGCCATGACCGCCGGACTCGCGCAGACCTGGACCGCCACGCCGACGGAGGCCGTCTTCACGCTCCGCGCCGGCATCACCTGCGCCGACGGCTCCCCGTTGACCGCCGGCACGGTCGCCCGGAACATCGCCTTCGTCGCTGACCCGGCCAACGGCTCGTCACGACTCGGGATCTTCGTACCGCCGGGCGCGTCCGCCACCGCCGACGACACCGAGCGCACCGTCACGGTGACCGTGCCGGCCGCCACCGCCTTCCTGGACCGGATGGTCGGCGGGCTGCACATCGTCTGCGATCGCGGCCTGGCGGACCGGTCCATGCTCGCCCGGGGCGCGGACGGCACCGGCATGTTCACCCTCACCGAAGCCGTGCCCGACGACCACTACACGCTGACCAGACGCAGGGAGTACGCCTGGGGGCCCGGGGACTGGCGCGCCGATCAGCCCGGGCTGCCGGACACGGTGGTGTTGCGCGTGATCCCGAACGAGACCACCGCCGCGAATCTGCTGCTGTCCGATCAGGTCAACGCCGCGACCGTGGCCGGCGCCGACGGTGAGCGCCTGCGCGCGCGAAACCTCTTCGCCCGGGAGGTGTTGGCCACCGCCGGCCAGTTGTGGTTCAACCAGCGGGCGGGCATGCCGGGCGCCTCCGACGCGGTCCGCCGGGCACTGACCCAGGCACTCGATCTCCGCGCGCTCGCCCAGGTCGTCACCGGCGGCCAGGGGCGGCCCTCGACCTCCCTGGTCGCTCCCGGCCTCGGACCGTGCGGCCTCGACACGGTGACCGCCCACCTGCCAGGACACGACGTCGCCGCCGCGGGCGCTGCCCTGGACCGGGCCGGCTACCCCGCCGGCGCCGACGGCCGGCGTCCGCTGTCGCTGGCGCTGTACTACCCGTCGAGTCTCGGTCCGCGGATGCAGGCCGGCGCGGAATTGGCCCAGCAGGCGTGGAGCGGTCTCGGCATCACCGTGACGTTGACGGCGGTGACCGAGGCCGAGATCGGCACACAGATCATCGGTGGGCAGGGCGCGTGGAGTGTCGCGTTCGTACCGCTCGGCGTGGTGCTGCCCAGCGAGTTGGTCCCGTTCTTCTCCGGGTCCGCGCCGCCGGACGGCATGAACTTCGCCGCGGTCTCCAACGACGCCTACATGGCGGCGACCGGGCAGGCCGCCTCGCTGTCCGGTGACCGGGCCTGCGCGGAGTGGGCCGCCGCCGAGGAGGCGCTGCTCCGGGACCTCGACGTCGTGCCCTTCGCTGACGGCGCCCGCCCCACCTTCGGCACCGGCGCCGAGTTCGCGCTCAGTCAGGGCAGCGTGCTGCCGGGCTCGATCCGGATGCTCCGATGA
- a CDS encoding ABC transporter permease gives MTAAAVAGSARGRPWLRFAARRGARLLISVWVLATAAFLMIHLVPGDPVRAALGATAPAAVVDARRAALGLDDPLWTQYLRYLGHLLTGDWGTSMTTGLPVSDVIGDRLPATAQLAVLAFACAVTVAVPAGLVMAAVTRGGRRRPAELAFTSASGVVAAVPEFLVAVGLVYLFGVRLGWLPVAGQAGPDSYVLPVLALAAAPGALLARIVRVEALEVLRADYIRTARAKRLPWHTVYLRHAVPNALTATMTLGALLLGAMVAGTVLVENVVAWPGLGSTFVSSILAKDYPVVQGVVLVYGLGVLLTTLAVDVALAFLDPRSTIRES, from the coding sequence ATGACGGCCGCCGCCGTGGCCGGCAGCGCGCGGGGCCGTCCGTGGCTGCGCTTCGCCGCACGCCGCGGCGCCCGGCTGCTGATCTCGGTGTGGGTCCTCGCCACCGCCGCGTTCCTGATGATCCACCTGGTACCGGGCGATCCGGTACGCGCCGCGCTCGGCGCGACGGCGCCGGCCGCCGTGGTCGACGCCCGCCGCGCCGCGCTCGGCCTCGACGACCCGCTCTGGACGCAGTACCTGCGGTACCTGGGACACCTGCTCACCGGTGACTGGGGCACCTCCATGACCACCGGGCTACCGGTCTCGGACGTGATTGGTGACCGGCTGCCCGCCACCGCGCAGTTGGCCGTGCTCGCCTTCGCCTGCGCGGTCACCGTCGCCGTACCCGCCGGGCTGGTCATGGCGGCCGTGACACGCGGCGGGCGACGCCGTCCCGCGGAACTGGCCTTCACCTCGGCCAGCGGCGTCGTCGCCGCGGTACCGGAGTTCCTGGTCGCCGTGGGGCTGGTCTACCTGTTCGGCGTCCGGCTCGGCTGGCTGCCGGTGGCCGGCCAGGCCGGACCCGACTCCTACGTGCTGCCGGTCCTCGCGCTCGCCGCCGCACCGGGCGCGCTCCTGGCGCGCATCGTACGGGTGGAGGCACTGGAGGTGTTGCGCGCCGACTACATCCGCACGGCCCGCGCCAAACGGCTCCCCTGGCACACCGTCTACCTGCGTCACGCGGTGCCGAACGCGCTCACCGCCACCATGACCCTCGGCGCGTTGCTGCTCGGCGCGATGGTCGCCGGCACCGTCCTGGTGGAGAACGTCGTCGCATGGCCGGGCCTGGGCAGCACGTTCGTCTCGTCGATCCTCGCCAAGGACTATCCGGTGGTGCAGGGCGTGGTGCTGGTCTACGGCCTCGGCGTACTGCTGACCACCCTCGCGGTCGATGTGGCCCTGGCATTCCTCGACCCTCGCTCAACGATCCGGGAGAGCTGA
- a CDS encoding dipeptide/oligopeptide/nickel ABC transporter permease/ATP-binding protein, with protein sequence MRPPRGPVAVAALCLLLLVLAAAVAAPPLWGARAAAVDTTALGQGPSASHWLGTDELGRDVLLRVLVATRLSVSLAFAATAISVGVGVLLGASAVLLGERAGRFVAAAVQVAVAFPGLLTALFFAVVFGVGARGAVLAIGLAGAPAVARLTQTLVARVWGQDFIAAARLAGVGRWRMLVRHVLPNVGEPLIVNAAGTAGAVLPAFAGLSFLGLGVQAPSYDWGRLLADGLSTIYLHPAVALAPGVAVVVAALAFNLTGEALAAQLRPTARPLPRVPAVPSPPPPPSVGGPLLEVSNLRVAFPGAEPVRGVSFTIAAGEAVGVVGESGSGKSLTALGVARLIEEPGRVTADRLNFDGAPVATLSDRWLGSRLAMVFQNPMTSFNPALRMGAQLTEVARRHTGLGRRPARDRAIDRLREVGLRRPETQLSRFPHELSGGMLQRAMIGMGLMAAPALIIADEPTTALDAAVRHQILDLLDSVRRSTGAALLLISHDIGVVRRVCDRVLVMYAGRIVEDVPATALHQARHPYTQALIGAMPDMATDRTRPLTVIPGRPPDPASVPPGCAFADRCARSSARCRQAMPELDAGGGCGHRVACWHADRPLTRSVPS encoded by the coding sequence ATGCGCCCACCACGCGGCCCGGTAGCCGTGGCCGCCCTCTGCCTGCTCCTGCTCGTGCTCGCCGCGGCGGTGGCCGCTCCCCCGCTGTGGGGCGCGCGGGCAGCGGCCGTGGACACCACCGCGCTCGGCCAGGGGCCGTCGGCCTCGCACTGGCTCGGCACCGACGAACTCGGACGCGACGTGCTGTTGAGGGTTCTGGTGGCCACCCGGCTGTCGGTGTCGCTCGCCTTCGCCGCCACCGCGATATCGGTGGGAGTCGGCGTGCTGCTCGGCGCGTCCGCCGTACTGCTCGGGGAGCGGGCCGGCCGGTTCGTCGCCGCGGCCGTGCAGGTGGCGGTCGCCTTTCCCGGCCTGCTGACAGCGCTGTTCTTCGCCGTGGTCTTCGGCGTGGGAGCGCGCGGCGCGGTCCTGGCGATCGGTCTGGCCGGCGCACCTGCCGTCGCCCGGCTGACACAGACCCTGGTGGCACGCGTCTGGGGGCAGGACTTCATCGCCGCGGCACGGCTGGCCGGGGTCGGCCGCTGGCGGATGCTGGTCCGGCACGTGCTGCCCAACGTCGGTGAGCCGCTGATCGTCAACGCCGCCGGGACCGCGGGGGCTGTGCTGCCGGCCTTCGCCGGGCTGTCTTTCCTGGGTCTCGGCGTGCAGGCGCCGTCCTACGACTGGGGTCGTCTGCTGGCCGACGGTCTGAGCACGATCTACCTGCACCCGGCGGTCGCGCTGGCCCCCGGTGTCGCCGTCGTGGTCGCCGCGCTCGCCTTCAATCTCACCGGCGAGGCGCTGGCCGCGCAGCTGCGCCCGACCGCCCGGCCGCTGCCGCGTGTCCCGGCGGTGCCGTCCCCGCCACCGCCACCGTCCGTTGGTGGGCCGCTGCTGGAGGTGTCGAACCTTCGCGTGGCGTTCCCCGGTGCCGAGCCGGTCCGCGGAGTGAGCTTCACGATTGCCGCAGGCGAAGCCGTCGGCGTGGTCGGCGAGTCCGGGTCCGGCAAGAGCCTCACCGCCCTCGGCGTGGCCCGCCTCATCGAGGAGCCGGGGCGGGTGACGGCGGACCGGCTGAACTTCGACGGTGCGCCGGTGGCCACGCTCTCCGACCGCTGGCTCGGCTCCCGGCTGGCAATGGTCTTCCAGAACCCGATGACGTCGTTCAACCCCGCCCTGCGCATGGGCGCACAGCTGACCGAGGTCGCCCGGCGGCACACCGGCCTCGGCCGGCGCCCCGCGCGGGACCGGGCGATCGACCGGCTGCGCGAGGTGGGACTGCGCCGGCCCGAGACACAGCTCAGCCGGTTTCCGCATGAGCTGTCCGGCGGCATGCTGCAACGCGCGATGATCGGCATGGGGCTGATGGCGGCCCCGGCACTGATCATCGCGGACGAACCGACCACCGCGCTGGACGCGGCCGTACGCCATCAGATCCTCGACCTGCTGGACTCGGTACGCCGGTCCACCGGCGCCGCCCTGCTGCTGATCAGCCACGACATCGGCGTGGTACGCCGGGTCTGCGATCGCGTGCTGGTCATGTACGCCGGCCGGATCGTCGAGGACGTGCCGGCCACCGCCCTGCATCAGGCCCGGCACCCGTACACCCAGGCTCTGATCGGCGCGATGCCGGACATGGCCACCGACCGCACGCGGCCGTTGACGGTGATCCCCGGCCGGCCACCGGATCCGGCGTCGGTGCCACCCGGCTGCGCGTTCGCCGACCGCTGTGCCCGATCCTCCGCGCGCTGCCGACAGGCGATGCCCGAACTGGACGCCGGCGGCGGCTGCGGGCACCGAGTCGCCTGCTGGCACGCCGACCGGCCGCTGACCCGGTCGGTGCCGTCGTGA
- a CDS encoding ABC transporter ATP-binding protein yields the protein MNELAFRNATVRFGGRRHGITAVDGVDLTVPAGTVVGLVGESGSGKSTLARAAAGLVPLTGGSVSLDGRPVPRRGRRPLQLVFQDPFSSLDPRMTVGASIAEAMPRGTDRRAEARRHLELVGLPADLASRLPAALSGGQRQRVALARALAARPDVIVADEITSALDVSVQGTVLNLLRDLQRSLGLTILFISHDLPVVRYVSDTVAVMRRGRIVETGPTDTVLAAPAHEYTRSLLTAATAGPACRRSIR from the coding sequence GTGAACGAACTCGCCTTCCGTAACGCCACGGTGCGCTTCGGCGGCCGCCGGCACGGCATCACCGCCGTGGACGGCGTCGACCTCACCGTGCCCGCCGGCACGGTCGTCGGCCTGGTCGGCGAATCCGGCTCCGGCAAGTCCACGCTCGCCCGCGCCGCGGCGGGCCTGGTGCCGCTCACCGGTGGCAGCGTCAGCCTCGACGGCCGGCCCGTGCCCCGGCGCGGACGCCGCCCGCTGCAACTGGTCTTCCAGGACCCGTTCTCGTCACTCGACCCACGGATGACGGTCGGCGCGTCGATCGCCGAGGCGATGCCGCGGGGCACCGACCGCCGCGCCGAGGCCCGGCGCCACCTGGAACTGGTGGGTCTGCCCGCCGACCTGGCCAGCCGGCTGCCCGCGGCGCTCTCCGGCGGACAGCGGCAACGCGTGGCGCTCGCCCGCGCGCTGGCCGCCCGTCCCGACGTGATCGTCGCCGACGAGATCACCTCGGCGCTGGACGTGTCCGTCCAGGGCACCGTACTGAACCTGCTGCGGGATCTACAGCGCAGCCTCGGCCTCACCATCCTGTTCATCTCCCATGACCTGCCGGTGGTCCGCTACGTCAGCGACACCGTCGCGGTCATGCGGCGCGGGCGCATCGTCGAGACCGGCCCCACCGACACGGTGCTGGCCGCGCCCGCGCACGAGTACACCCGGTCGCTGCTGACCGCCGCCACCGCCGGCCCCGCCTGCCGAAGGAGTATCCGGTGA